A region from the Mya arenaria isolate MELC-2E11 chromosome 2, ASM2691426v1 genome encodes:
- the LOC128243290 gene encoding neuronal acetylcholine receptor subunit beta-3-like isoform X1, translating to MTMRGILWSVLQLYISNVLYTVGQLSKSELIKENDTFIQTCHEKRLIRTLLDEYEARGRMGRPIDLENSTLDVYFGLTLIQILDLDERNQVLSTNVWAGYLWKDLYLRWDPELFGNISKVRVPASAVWLPDIKLYNYADVRLEERRDAFVVLQHDGNVQWLPQAIFKSSCSINIQYFPFDRQICKMKFGSWTYDGSKINLELLHDNKEGFDLTEYIESNEWTIVSSAAIRNVIKYLCCPGEPFVDITFQLEIRRQPAFYNYILILPCILLSSLTLVLFWLPPESPAKMQLGMNIFVAFFVLLLLLAESTPPASSSIPLIGAYYCLNMILITLSAFLSVIVVNLYFHGHRSEVPWIVEKIVIDVLARLFCMRSHVRSAKDKHPEDRKYQGLPHETECHLSNNVHNANELNHIHESVLDDERRAFSRLADKCERPAEVRWLDDISRNIHDIKSHSAYMMGKQLKVERQNKITQDWKLVAIVLDRFFFFVYLIILIVSVSTSFDFVLFGKDGNSSSD from the exons CGTTCATTCAGACGTGCCATGAGAAGCGGCTCATCCGGACGCTACTGGATGAGTATGAGGCTCGCGGCCGGATGGGGCGGCCTATCGACCTTGAGAACAGTACACTGGACGTATACTTCGGCCTTACACTCATTCAAATACTCGACCTTGACGAACGCAACCAGGTCCTCTCTACAAACGTCTGGGCGGGCTAT TTGTGGAAGGACCTGTATTTACGCTGGGACCCCGAGTTGTTCGGTAACATCAGCAAAGTGAGGGTACCAGCTTCCGCTGTCTGGCTTCCAGACATAAAACTATATAACTA CGCTGATGTGAGGCTGGAGGAGCGCCGGGACGCATTTGTGGTCCTCCAGCACGACGGCAATGTGCAATGGCTGCCCCAAGCCATCTTCAAGTCCTCCTGCTCAATCAACATCCAGTATTTTCCATTTGACCGCCAAATCTGTAAGATGAAGTTTGGATCTTGGACGTATGACGGCAGTAAAATTAACTTGGAACTTCTACATGACAATAAAGAAGGGTTCGACCTGACTGAATATATTGAAAGCAACGAATGGACAATTGTGTCATCGGCGGCGATTAGAAATGTGATAAAATACCTATGTTGCCCAGGTGAACCTTTCGTGGACATAACGTTTCAGCTGGAAATACGACGACAACCTGCATTCTACAACTACATTCTCATCCTACCCTGTATATTGCTGTCATCGCTTACGTTAGTTCTTTTTTGGCTACCACCGGAGTCGCCAGCAAAGATGCAATTAG GTATGAACATATTCGTTGCGTTCTTcgtgctgctgcttctgctggcTGAATCCACACCGCCGGCCTCCTCTTCGATACCGCTTATTG GTGCTTACTATTGCCTGAACATGATCCTGATCACACTGTCCGCCTTCCTGTCTGTGATCGTCGTCAATCTCTATTTTCATGGCCACAGGTCCGAAGTGCCCTGGATTGTTGAAAAG ATCGTAATAGACGTTCTTGCACGGCTGTTCTGCATGAGGAGCCACGTGCGGAGTGCTAAGGACAAGCACCCGGAAGATCGAAAGTATCAGGGGCTGCCCCATGAAACGGAGTGCCACCTCTCCAACAACGTCCACAACGCAAACGAGTTGAATCACATTCACGAGTCCGTACTGGATGATGAGCGGCGCGCCTTTAGCCGCCTGGCGGACAAATGTGAGCGGCCGGCGGAGGTGCGCTGGCTGGATGACATATCACGTAATATACATGACATTAAGAGTCACAGTGCCTATATGATGGGGAAGCAGCTAAAAGTAGAGAGACAGAACAAGATCACTCAGGACTGGAAGCTCGTTGCGATCGTGCTTGACAGGTTCTTCTTCTTTGTGTATCTGATTATCCTTATAGTGTCCGTATCAACTTCATTTGACTTTGTGCTTTTTGGCAAAGATGGCAACAGCAGCTCAGATTAA
- the LOC128243290 gene encoding neuronal acetylcholine receptor subunit beta-3-like isoform X2 yields the protein MRAILWSVLQLSVSNVLYTVGQLSKSALLKDNSTFIQTCHEKRLIRTLLDEYEARGRMGRPIDLENSTLDVYFGLTLIQILDLDERNQVLSTNVWAGYLWKDLYLRWDPELFGNISKVRVPASAVWLPDIKLYNYADVRLEERRDAFVVLQHDGNVQWLPQAIFKSSCSINIQYFPFDRQICKMKFGSWTYDGSKINLELLHDNKEGFDLTEYIESNEWTIVSSAAIRNVIKYLCCPGEPFVDITFQLEIRRQPAFYNYILILPCILLSSLTLVLFWLPPESPAKMQLGMNIFVAFFVLLLLLAESTPPASSSIPLIGAYYCLNMILITLSAFLSVIVVNLYFHGHRSEVPWIVEKIVIDVLARLFCMRSHVRSAKDKHPEDRKYQGLPHETECHLSNNVHNANELNHIHESVLDDERRAFSRLADKCERPAEVRWLDDISRNIHDIKSHSAYMMGKQLKVERQNKITQDWKLVAIVLDRFFFFVYLIILIVSVSTSFDFVLFGKDGNSSSD from the exons CGTTCATTCAGACGTGCCATGAGAAGCGGCTCATCCGGACGCTACTGGATGAGTATGAGGCTCGCGGCCGGATGGGGCGGCCTATCGACCTTGAGAACAGTACACTGGACGTATACTTCGGCCTTACACTCATTCAAATACTCGACCTTGACGAACGCAACCAGGTCCTCTCTACAAACGTCTGGGCGGGCTAT TTGTGGAAGGACCTGTATTTACGCTGGGACCCCGAGTTGTTCGGTAACATCAGCAAAGTGAGGGTACCAGCTTCCGCTGTCTGGCTTCCAGACATAAAACTATATAACTA CGCTGATGTGAGGCTGGAGGAGCGCCGGGACGCATTTGTGGTCCTCCAGCACGACGGCAATGTGCAATGGCTGCCCCAAGCCATCTTCAAGTCCTCCTGCTCAATCAACATCCAGTATTTTCCATTTGACCGCCAAATCTGTAAGATGAAGTTTGGATCTTGGACGTATGACGGCAGTAAAATTAACTTGGAACTTCTACATGACAATAAAGAAGGGTTCGACCTGACTGAATATATTGAAAGCAACGAATGGACAATTGTGTCATCGGCGGCGATTAGAAATGTGATAAAATACCTATGTTGCCCAGGTGAACCTTTCGTGGACATAACGTTTCAGCTGGAAATACGACGACAACCTGCATTCTACAACTACATTCTCATCCTACCCTGTATATTGCTGTCATCGCTTACGTTAGTTCTTTTTTGGCTACCACCGGAGTCGCCAGCAAAGATGCAATTAG GTATGAACATATTCGTTGCGTTCTTcgtgctgctgcttctgctggcTGAATCCACACCGCCGGCCTCCTCTTCGATACCGCTTATTG GTGCTTACTATTGCCTGAACATGATCCTGATCACACTGTCCGCCTTCCTGTCTGTGATCGTCGTCAATCTCTATTTTCATGGCCACAGGTCCGAAGTGCCCTGGATTGTTGAAAAG ATCGTAATAGACGTTCTTGCACGGCTGTTCTGCATGAGGAGCCACGTGCGGAGTGCTAAGGACAAGCACCCGGAAGATCGAAAGTATCAGGGGCTGCCCCATGAAACGGAGTGCCACCTCTCCAACAACGTCCACAACGCAAACGAGTTGAATCACATTCACGAGTCCGTACTGGATGATGAGCGGCGCGCCTTTAGCCGCCTGGCGGACAAATGTGAGCGGCCGGCGGAGGTGCGCTGGCTGGATGACATATCACGTAATATACATGACATTAAGAGTCACAGTGCCTATATGATGGGGAAGCAGCTAAAAGTAGAGAGACAGAACAAGATCACTCAGGACTGGAAGCTCGTTGCGATCGTGCTTGACAGGTTCTTCTTCTTTGTGTATCTGATTATCCTTATAGTGTCCGTATCAACTTCATTTGACTTTGTGCTTTTTGGCAAAGATGGCAACAGCAGCTCAGATTAA